The following are from one region of the Dermacentor albipictus isolate Rhodes 1998 colony chromosome 5, USDA_Dalb.pri_finalv2, whole genome shotgun sequence genome:
- the LOC139059950 gene encoding uncharacterized protein, which produces MNSICIENVSTLKYLGVHLTSNLTWNDHIDEIISKANKTLGFIRRNLYLANQSTKLLAYTALVRSKIEYASIIWNPNQTYLINKLETLQNKAARFITKTYSRTSSITAIKDSLQLPSLETRRLLALLSHFHRLYHTPSSFTASHIKLPQKIFARLDHPFKVRPMFARTNLLRQSPLFPAIHHWNKLPKEIVSVRDHDS; this is translated from the coding sequence ATGAACAGCATATGCATAGAGAATGTGTCTACATTAAAATATTTGGGAGTCCATTTAACTTCTAACcttacatggaatgatcacattgatgaaataatttcgaaagcaaataaaacacttggattcattaggcgaaatttgtatttagcaaatcagtcaactaaattattagcttacacagctctagttcgctcaaagattgaatacgcttccataatatggaatccaaatcagacttacctaataaacaagctggaaactttacaaaataaagcagcacgctTCATCACTAAAACATACTCTAGAACATCCAGCATCACGGCTATCAAAGATTCCCTCCAATTACCGTCTCTAGAAACACGACGACTGTTAGCACTACTTTCCCACTTCCACAGATTGTATCATACCCCGTCATCCTTTACAGCATCCCATATCAAACTCCCACAAAAGATTTTCGCCCGCCTCGACCATCCCttcaaagtgcgtcccatgtttgcgcgtacgaatctcctgcgacaatcaccgctctttccagctattcatcactggaataagctgccaaaagaaattgtttctgtacgtgatcatgactca